A stretch of the Deltaproteobacteria bacterium genome encodes the following:
- a CDS encoding glycoside hydrolase family 15 protein, producing MAYEPIEDYGIIGDLNTVAHVSLSGSIDFFCYPDFDSPSIFVRILDDEKGGHFSIAPEFDVGRRSQLYLPDTNILLTRFLSRDGILEITDFMPVVAKDDACRIIRIVHAVKGEIPVKMECRPAFDYARGSSEIKLENDGRDALFMGRDLRLRLQSRERMRQSGGGKTEAHFTMAEGDCTAFMLTCGDCEDIPFTEESLTSVQEDTARFWRDWISQADYSGSWLEMVRRSALVLKLLTSREHGSIVAAPTFGLPEAIGGSRNWDYRYCWIRDSAFTVYAFLRLGFTEEAAAYMEWIEERFRDCGKDGALQLMYAVDGSTDLEEKELDHLEGYEHSRPVRIGNAAKNQFQLDIYGELLDSVYLADKYVHKISYDAWMNVTRTVEYVCENWRKPDEGIWEFRGGQKEFLHTRLMCWVAVDRAVRMAQKESLPAPFSRWFDVRGEIYNDIFDNFWDEELRAFVQYKGAKTLDASALLMPLMKFISPTDPRWLSTLDAIGERLVSDTLVHRYEEKELEALDSSQEGSFTMCSFWYIECLVRAGRTKEARLLFDKMIGYANHLGLYAEELGYDGRHLGNFPQAYTHLALISAASALDRFG from the coding sequence ATGGCTTACGAACCCATCGAGGATTACGGTATTATCGGCGATCTGAATACGGTTGCTCATGTGAGCCTGAGCGGCTCTATCGATTTTTTCTGCTATCCGGATTTTGACAGCCCGTCGATATTCGTCCGTATACTGGACGATGAAAAAGGCGGTCATTTCAGCATCGCACCGGAATTTGATGTGGGCCGCCGCAGCCAGCTTTATCTCCCCGATACAAATATCCTGCTTACCCGGTTCCTCTCCCGGGACGGTATTCTGGAGATTACAGATTTCATGCCGGTCGTCGCGAAGGACGACGCGTGCCGAATCATTCGCATTGTCCACGCCGTGAAGGGTGAAATCCCCGTGAAAATGGAGTGCAGACCCGCCTTCGATTATGCGCGGGGAAGTTCTGAAATAAAGCTTGAAAATGATGGCCGGGACGCATTGTTCATGGGACGTGACCTGAGGTTGCGCCTGCAAAGCAGGGAAAGAATGCGGCAGAGCGGTGGCGGAAAGACCGAGGCCCATTTCACCATGGCCGAAGGCGACTGCACGGCGTTCATGCTGACCTGCGGCGATTGTGAGGATATCCCGTTTACTGAAGAGTCCCTCACGAGTGTTCAGGAAGATACCGCCCGCTTCTGGAGGGACTGGATTTCGCAGGCCGATTATAGCGGGAGCTGGCTGGAGATGGTCCGCCGCTCGGCTCTGGTACTTAAGCTTCTGACTTCAAGGGAGCACGGCTCTATCGTCGCCGCGCCGACCTTCGGTCTGCCTGAAGCGATAGGCGGCTCCCGGAACTGGGATTATCGCTACTGCTGGATCAGGGATTCGGCGTTTACGGTTTACGCCTTCTTGAGGCTGGGTTTCACGGAAGAAGCCGCGGCCTATATGGAATGGATCGAGGAACGGTTCCGCGATTGCGGAAAGGACGGCGCGCTGCAGCTGATGTATGCGGTGGACGGCAGTACGGATCTGGAGGAAAAGGAGCTGGATCATCTGGAAGGCTATGAGCACAGCCGCCCGGTGCGCATCGGAAACGCCGCGAAGAATCAGTTCCAGCTCGATATTTACGGGGAGCTACTGGACTCCGTTTATCTTGCCGACAAGTACGTGCACAAGATTTCCTACGATGCCTGGATGAATGTGACCCGCACGGTCGAATATGTGTGCGAGAACTGGCGAAAGCCCGATGAGGGGATATGGGAGTTTCGCGGAGGACAGAAAGAATTTTTACATACGCGCCTTATGTGCTGGGTGGCTGTCGACCGCGCCGTGCGCATGGCGCAGAAGGAATCATTGCCAGCGCCGTTTTCACGCTGGTTCGATGTGCGCGGGGAAATATATAACGATATTTTTGACAATTTCTGGGACGAAGAACTGAGGGCTTTTGTACAATACAAAGGGGCGAAAACGCTCGACGCTTCCGCGTTACTCATGCCGTTGATGAAGTTCATCTCACCCACGGACCCGCGGTGGCTCTCTACGCTCGACGCGATAGGCGAGCGGCTTGTAAGCGATACTCTGGTCCATCGGTACGAGGAAAAGGAATTGGAGGCGCTCGATTCGAGCCAGGAAGGCAGCTTTACAATGTGCTCTTTCTGGTACATCGAATGCCTGGTCCGCGCCGGACGGACGAAGGAGGCGCGCCTGCTGTTCGACAAGATGATAGGTTACGCTAACCATCTCGGGCTATACGCCGAGGAGCTGGGCTATGATGGTCGCCATCTCGGGAACTTTCCGCAGGCTTATACCCATTTGGCCCTGATCAGCGCCGCGAGCGCGCTTGATAGGTTCGGGTAA